The Pungitius pungitius chromosome 15, fPunPun2.1, whole genome shotgun sequence nucleotide sequence aataatataaatacacacatgacCATTACATAATGAGGTTTAAAAACTAAAGCTTCACATTTTACTGAACAGCGTTTAAAGTTGAACTCAAACCGACAGGTAAGTTTAACTCGGGTAGAAACCTGGATGGTTTGTTgatggaaggagaaaaacaaacacaatgagacatgaacaaaacacatttacaagtACATCTAATTTATTATCACATCACAATGTAATGATTATATTTTAGTATGAATGAGCATATTTACTACAAGGCCTCGTATCAGCGCTTTCACACccacatttaaataaagatgtattttctagaatttaaaataaaatttggCTGCAAGAAgctttaaagacaaaaaccacCAAGTGCACCATGGGTCCAAAAtagatatattattattttcaacgTATTCATTTCATGAGGGTTGGTTTTCAGTCTGTCTGATTAAAATCCTTATTGTTAATTTAATGAGCCACTGAAGCTCAACTAACCAGAACATCAGTTACCAGCTTTAACCAGAAAAGCATTAAACGTACATTTCAATTacgtaaaaaagagaaaaacaagaacGTTTATGCTAACTGGCTAGCTAGTTAGCCATCACAACAATAAAGTGAAATTGAGAAATGTTCAAAATGATGATTCGATGGCTCATCTGTGCTTtgatttctgatttatttttcattgggTCGTCATGACAACCACACCAGGTCACATCCCCTAAAAACCAAAGAAATTTGTCAGTTTCTCGACCCAACCCTTTTTCTCATTCCtttcctgcttctctttgtgccgctcctcctccgtcctgctGAGTTTCTGTCGTTTGGACACTTTGGAGATGATTTGGGCTTTGTCCTTCATCGCCATCAAAGACTGGATCCGAGCCCGGTGCCCCGGCTTGGCCTCGGACCGCTCCCCCTCGATCAACATGTCGATGTACTCCGGAGTGGTGAGCGGGTTGGGTCTCAGGGCGATCTCCTGCAGGCGGGTTATGGACTGAGAGGACTGGTCCATGAGGGACACTATCATGTCCTGAAGCTGAGCGAtctcctcttcctgcctctCGATCAGGTCCTGCACAGTCATCTTCTCCTCCGTCGCTCTTTTGTACTTGTCCTTCAGCTCGTGCAGCGTCTGCTTCTCTTTCACTGTGACGTAGTCCCAGCTGTACTTCTGGTTGAAGTGCACACTCCAGACGCATCTCCCCGGGCAGACGGTACACATCCCGGACGGATCCATCGCTGCACACCCATGCTTCTGACTGTCAGCAGCTATCGCACACGGGTAGTGGCACGTGATGGAACACTTCTGGCAGTTTGTAATGAACTCTCCTTTCTGTGTGAGCACTTTTTTGACCGGTTTAATAACCTCCACCTCGATCTCAAAGTTCTCATTTGACGTCATCACTGTTTCGTGCTCTTTGATCTTTTCTTTGGTCAACTTGATTTCTTCCAGTTTTGCCAATCCAGCTTTAACTTGTGGTTGCAAACCTTCGACGGCGGTTTCGAGGCACTTCCGTTCTCTGAGAACCTCTTTAGTCATCAGCAGGCTTTTGGTTGTCATGTTATTTAAAGCCAAGAAGAACCTCTCCATGCTTTTTGCGCCCATGTTCCAAAACATTTGGTCAAAGTCATCGTCCCCATCATCAGCATCCAGATCAGCGCTGCTCCTCTTGTCTGCAAACAAGGCCGAGTTGTTGAACTTGAAGTGAACCGGAAGCCCCATCTCGTTCTTGGGACACGGGACCCCAGAGAGGTTGATCGCCTCAAGGACTGGCGGCTGCTTGCCATCTGCAAAGGTCACCAGCATCTCGATGTTCTCCGCCACGTCTTTGCCAAAGATGGCGAGCACAGAATCAAAGACGTAACGCTGGGTGGCGGTTAGTCGCGCGAGAGACGCCTGAGTCACGAAGCACACGGCGTCGATCTCACTGACTCCATCGGTGGAGGTGAAAAGCCTCCTGATTTGCTCGGTGATCTCCTTGTCTCTCGCTATTCCTCTTGTATCCCCGAACCCCGGTGTGTCCACCACGATCAGAGAGAAAGGGATTTTAAATCCCTCCTGGTGGTTGATTTTGTAGACGGTGACCTCAGAGGTCTGGCTTTCAGCTTGAGATCTGGACTGATCCTCTTCAACCATGTGAAATCTGAAGGCGTCCTTCCACTCCACACCAACGAGGTAGTTGATCATCCCATTGATCAGAGTAGACTTCCCTGATCCTGTCGCTCCAAGCAGCATTATTGTACGATTTTGCCTCAtgctttctttgccaaaggCATAGTACCGGCATCCGTCTATGTCCACATCTTCTTCTGTCAGAGGTAGTTTGTAGACTGAGGGAGAGTCAGAAGTTCTCTTGCTAATGTGTTTCAGGTATTCTGCAAGACGTGCAAATTCCCGTTTTGTAGTGCAGACTTTAACAGTGAGGCTTTGTTTGCTTCTGTCGGCTGCTCCACAATCACATCGGACCCTGACAACATATTCTGTCTCTGCCTGAAGTCCTGAAATGACGGCCTTTTCAGCCGTTGACATCATTTGTTTCCACTGGAGATCGTCCTCTTTCACCCCGTCTTTTGTCTCGGCGTACTCCACCATGTAGCCCAGAATGCGGACATCTTGTCCGAGCTCAGCAGGCTTCTCCCAGCTGACTGATACCTCTGTTGAATTGGGTTCAACTTGAGGTTTCCCAGGAGGGCTGCAGGGTAAGGTCCTAATGGAACCACTGAGGTCATTGGCTGGTCCAACACCTGCTGAGGTCACCGCTCTGCATCTGAACACATACTCTGTGTTAGGACTCAGACCGCTCACTGGGACTTCTTCATCTCTGGATGCTGCCTTCTGTTTCCATCCATCTTCTCCACTGACACTGTACTCAACACAGTAGGAGGTGATGTTTTCTGCTCCAGATCTGGGTGGAGACACCTTCAGTGTCACACTGTTGTGGTTTATGTCGCTTACTGTTAACGCTTCAGGCTTTGAAGTAGGCTCAAAGTTCTCACTGATAGAAAAGCCGCCTTTATAAAGGTAGATGCTTGAACCTTTCTGTTCCTCATTTGCTAATCCCAAGGTGAAGAACTTGATGTTCTCGTTCTCCTTGTTGGCCTCTGCAAAATCACTGAACAGCTTCACTTTCATCCTCAATGTATCTGCTGCTTTGTTGGAAAGGAACC carries:
- the LOC119209001 gene encoding uncharacterized protein LOC119209001 gives rise to the protein MEPAASSAMEVAALGRPFSLGMLYDCRKDSLIPGMTLWDCDDLGKDTRERQQASSDFEIVASESIADKSAALKVEASLKASFLCGLVKVEGSAKYLNDHKKSRNQARVTLNYKATTKFQELSMNHLGRGNMKHQYIFDKGLATHVVTGILYGAQAFFVFDREVSENENHQDIQGNLKVMIDKFPSIKIEGEGSLKMEEKDKEKVDKFSCKFHGDFSLKENPVSFSEAVKVYQSLPGLLGANGENAVPMTVWLLPLSSLDSSAAKLVRQISIRLVQESQSVLEDFSELEMRCNDALNNTTAQKFPQIGRKIKTFKEMCSESRLELQQTLARKLPSIRGGGEEESVLIDILKKRHSSPFNSKKLNEWIECKEREIHMLKSFTNMMKNTKIVPSRNDLDGEILRSEHVMCFVFTSLGSPESYLSTLSSYLRQTEENPQDVHTQDLEEEQWFLSNKAADTLRMKVKLFSDFAEANKENENIKFFTLGLANEEQKGSSIYLYKGGFSISENFEPTSKPEALTVSDINHNSVTLKVSPPRSGAENITSYCVEYSVSGEDGWKQKAASRDEEVPVSGLSPNTEYVFRCRAVTSAGVGPANDLSGSIRTLPCSPPGKPQVEPNSTEVSVSWEKPAELGQDVRILGYMVEYAETKDGVKEDDLQWKQMMSTAEKAVISGLQAETEYVVRVRCDCGAADRSKQSLTVKVCTTKREFARLAEYLKHISKRTSDSPSVYKLPLTEEDVDIDGCRYYAFGKESMRQNRTIMLLGATGSGKSTLINGMINYLVGVEWKDAFRFHMVEEDQSRSQAESQTSEVTVYKINHQEGFKIPFSLIVVDTPGFGDTRGIARDKEITEQIRRLFTSTDGVSEIDAVCFVTQASLARLTATQRYVFDSVLAIFGKDVAENIEMLVTFADGKQPPVLEAINLSGVPCPKNEMGLPVHFKFNNSALFADKRSSADLDADDGDDDFDQMFWNMGAKSMERFFLALNNMTTKSLLMTKEVLRERKCLETAVEGLQPQVKAGLAKLEEIKLTKEKIKEHETVMTSNENFEIEVEVIKPVKKVLTQKGEFITNCQKCSITCHYPCAIAADSQKHGCAAMDPSGMCTVCPGRCVWSVHFNQKYSWDYVTVKEKQTLHELKDKYKRATEEKMTVQDLIERQEEEIAQLQDMIVSLMDQSSQSITRLQEIALRPNPLTTPEYIDMLIEGERSEAKPGHRARIQSLMAMKDKAQIISKVSKRQKLSRTEEERHKEKQERNEKKGWVEKLTNFFGF